In Musa acuminata AAA Group cultivar baxijiao chromosome BXJ2-10, Cavendish_Baxijiao_AAA, whole genome shotgun sequence, a genomic segment contains:
- the LOC135625595 gene encoding rhamnogalacturonan I rhamnosyltransferase 1-like: MGRGAYWIQRMCRFERAMGSECRGERHHGMKPVGEGKVEKLKSRSKLKLWMIRTMTTVLLWTCVLQLTALGGTWGPRVLKGWPSCFTPSFSPLSLKQVTPVVEKIVLPPKRIYRNNGYVMVSCNGGLNQMRGAICDMVAIARYLNVTLIVPELDKSSFWADPSEFQDIFDVDHFTASLRDEVRILKELPPRLKRRAELGMVYSMPPVSWSDISYYQNQILPLIKKHKIVHFNRTDARLANNGLPLEIQKLRCRVNYAALRFTSEIEELGRRVIRILRQNGPFLVLHLRYEMDMLAFSGCTHGCTIEEAEELTRMRYAYPWWKEKVINSELKRKDGLCPLTPEETALILGALDIDRNIQVYIAAGEIYGGKRRMAALSDAYPNVVRKEILLGPSDLGYFQNHSSQMAALDYMVSLESDVFIPTYDGNMAKVVEGHRRYLGFKKTITLDRKLLVELIDQYNNGTLGWDDFSSSVKATHANRMGRPTRRVVIPDRPKEEDYFYANPQECLQQPDKPWTSLVHHDGTNLSRTPLA, from the exons ATGGGGCGCGGTGCATATTGGATTCAGAGGATGTGTCGGTTCGAGAGGGCGATGGGATCTGAGTGCAGAGGAGAAAGGCACCACGGGATGAAGCCCGTAGGCGAGGGGAAGGTGGAGAAGCTGAAGAGCAGGTCCAAGCTAAAGCTTTGGATGATCCGGACGATGACGACGGTGCTGCTGTGGACCTGCGTCCTCCAGCTGACGGCCCTGGGGGGGACATGGGGGCCGAGGGTCTTGAAAGGTTGGCCATCTTGCTTTACCCCCTCGTTTTCGCCGCTCTCCTTGAAACAAGTCACTCCGGTTGTCGAGAAGATCGTCCTTCCGCCCAAAA GAATCTACAGAAACAATGGGTATGTAATGGTCTCATGCAACGGTGGGCTTAATCAGATGCGAGGAGCG ATttgtgatatggttgctattgcaagATATTTGAACGTGACACTCATAGTACCAGAATtggataaatcatcattttgggcCGATCCTAG TGAGTTCCAAGACATTTTTGATGTTGACCATTTTACCGCTTCGTTGAGAGATGAGGTAAGAATTTTAAAAGAATTGCCACCAAGACTAAAAAGGAGGGCTGAGCTGGGAATGGTGTACTCTATGCCACCTGTTAGCTGGTCTGATATCTCTTATTACCAAAATCAG ATTCTTCCTTTGATAAAGAAGCACAAGATTGTGCACTTCAACAGGACAGATGCAAGGCTTGCCAATAATGGTCTGCCTTTAGAGATCCAGAAGTTGCGTTGCCGAGTGAACTATGCTGCTCTGAGATTCACCTCTGAGATTGAAGAGTTGGGGAGGCGGGTAATCAGAATTTTGCGTCAAAATGGCCCTTTTTTGGTTCTCCATTTACGATATGAAATGGACATGCTGGCTTTCTCTGGATGTACTCATGGTTGCACTATTGAAGAGGCAGAAGAGCTGACAAGAATGAG ATATGCATATCCGTGGTGGAAAGAGAAAGTTATCAACTCTGAACTGAAAAGGAAAGATGGTCTCTGCCCTTTAACACCAGAAGAAACTGCTCTGATTTTGGGGGCACTGGATATTGATCGCAATATCCAAGTGTATATTGCTGCGGGAGAAATATATGGTGGAAAAAGGAGAATGGCTGCCCTTTCTGATGCTTATCCAAATGTG GTGAGGAAGGAAATATTGCTAGGGCCCTCGGACCTTGGATATTTCCAAAATCACTCCTCACAAATGGCAGCATTAGATTATATGGTTTCTTTGGAGAGTGATGTCTTCATACCTACATATGATGGTAACATGGCTAAAGTGGTTGAGGGCCATCGCAG ATACTTGGGTTTCAAGAAGACTATTACTTTGGATCGAAAGCTCCTGGTTGAGCTGATCGATCAGTACAACAATGGAACATTAGGATGGGATGACTTCTCTTCATCAGTTAAGGCAACTCATGCTAACCGAATGGGAAGGCCTACCAGAAGAGTGGTGATTCCTGATAGACCCAAGGAAGAGGACTACTTCTATGCCAATCCCCAAGAGTGCCTTCAACAGCCTGATAAGCCATGGACATCGCTAGTTCACCATGATGGTACTAATCTATCGAGAACACCATTAGCCTAA